The Molothrus ater isolate BHLD 08-10-18 breed brown headed cowbird chromosome 29, BPBGC_Mater_1.1, whole genome shotgun sequence nucleotide sequence ggtgtttattaaaaaaaaacctcctctttaaaattattcattctttcatttACCTCCTTTAATTTCATTCCACTAATGACTGCAGTCGGCAGAACCTCATCAGCATCTTTAATTACAGCTCAGCCTCATTCTGGACAGGCAGACAAAGACTCCAAGCGAGACTTTTCAGAGATGTCAGGAGTTTTAAGGGGTGACAGGAGGTTGAGTCATCTGGAGCCCTCAGGGGAAGTTTTCCAAACCTTCTTCCTTCAGGGTGTCTAAACCACACCTGCGTCCCAATCCAGGAGGAGCAAAGCCACGCCTGATAAATCTCAGCTTTGTCTTAAAACGGCCTAAAGAGAGGGTAGGAactaaaaattctttaaattttagTCCTTTAATCTCTCTGTCCCAGACTTGCTTCCCAACCCAGCAAATTCCAAAGGCAGAAACACTCCCCATCCTTCTGTGCTTCCCCTCCCAGACTCAccaggggctgagctcagctgccAAGAGAAGCTGCACCCCAAAACAGGATGCCCCAattgctgcttctctccctccACATTTCCCTGAGAAACCTCAGCTGAGCTCCCttcttttaaaacacttttcccAAGTATCACATCTTTAAAATTTCCCTGTTTATGTCCCAGCAGGAGGCACCCATTGCAGGGTCCCTTTCTGCCTTTAATAAGGGGTCTCAGGCTCGGGTTTAAACGTTTTCCACCACCGGAATCTGACTCCTTCtcctttgaaattatttgcGTGGTGTTTTCTGGAAATGGGGACTTCCAAAGGCACTGGaaaaggggctgggagagcaaaGAAGGCCAGGCAGACTCGGAGGGTGATGCAGCACGAATTTAATGGGttgaggaagggaaggaagcaaCGAAAAAGTCAGGAATACATTTCCATGGTTCACGAAGGACAGAACCCACTCAGACACACTCAGCGAGTGgaaattttccttcttcatcgATGAACGACCCATGCTAATCCAGCCATGCACAACAATTGCCAGCAATTAATATTTTGCCTATtatcaaatacaaaaaaaaaaaaacaaaccaaaacaaaaaaaagcaggacAAGACATTTGATCAGAAACACGAAGTAAAGCACGACAAAAGACAAGCAAAGGCCTTGTTTGGGGAGATGCCAAACTCCCACAGCTCCTTTAACTCCAGGCTGGGGGCATCTCACGTGGCATCCAAAAACCGTGGCCGTgagctcagtcctgctccagggaCGGGTCGGGGCTCAGCATTCCTGgtcttctcctccctccttaGCAGGGCCCGTAGAAGCCGCTGCGGGAGGCGTTGTAGCGCCGGTAGGGCCGGCTGTAGCCACTGCCCAGCCCGGGGTAGCCAAagcccccaaagcccccaaaaCCCAAGGAGCTGCCCCCGGAGTTGATGGGGACGCCCCCGGCGCTCAGAGCGCTCCCGACAGCCGCGGACGCCGAGGATCCCACGGTggtgttctgggggaaggagctgaggatgggcccGGGCAGGGTGACCACCACGGGCGAGGGCTGGATGACCACGGTGGAGTCCTGGCACTGTCGGACACAGGGCTCGTTGCAGCTGTTGGCCAGCGGGGTGGGGCCGCAGGAGGTGGGGGCACAGAGGTCGTAGCAGGACATGGCTGTGGCCGGAGGGAGGTCTGGAATACAGGAGCTGAGTTACACCCACATTTATCAGCAGCTTTCCAGGGGTCCTTTCAGGGTTGGGAATTGGGAAGGAAATTGGATTTTTAGAGTGGTTCGTGTTCTGGCCTCAGGTGAATTCCCTGCTTGGGCTGCGGTGGGATGTGGTCACACAACTCAACAGGCCCGAGAATTCACTGCTGATATTAAAGTGCAGCTGTGCAACCTTAAAACTGCCTTGGATCCCAAAACTGAATAAATAACCCCTTTAATAAATAACCCATTTAATAAATAACCCATAGCCATTTCACTAATGTGGCTAATGAATGATTTTTATAAGTCGCCACCAACACAAAACTCCCTCTCTGGTATAAAACCCCTTCTTCCCTCTGAGAAGAAACTGCGGCAAGAGGAGTGAGGGAAAAGCTACAAAATCAAGGCTTTAGAAAGAGAATAAATAGGTTCAAACTCACCTTACTCACGAAGGCaaaggagggaagagaagtGGCTGGGAGAGCCGGGAGTTGCTCAGGTTTTTATACCGAGTTTTGAGTTGCCCAACGACTTGGGCCACTCTTTGTGCAAGACGTGATTTATGGGCCACGACTGATTACAGGGTTTTTTGCCTCagtatttgtgtttttttaCTTGCTTCACTTCCTTATCTTGTGGTTTGTCTATCTGACCACAGGGTGCTTTCATCTTAAAATATTCCAGGCCGGGTTCATTTCTGGGAACACTGCAGGGATTAATTCAGCGGGATTTATTCAGCCTTCAAACCCCTTTGAGATCTGCTTGGTGCCATTAAAGGAGATTAGGCCTCTTTTGCATAATGCAGCACCCTCCTCTGCAAGGTAAATCCTGGGGGAATTCACGGAGAATTGCAGGTTTTGGACGGCAGGCCATGAGTATTTCCAGCTCCTTTCCACAGGATCCATGAGGCTGGAGAAGACCTCCAGGACCATCGAATCCGAGGcgttcccagccccagcctggtcATCAGCCCAAGGTCCGCTCATTCCTTGGGCACCTCTGGGCGTGGAGAGGCTCTCTGGGAATGgaagaaggaatttttccatggaagaggctgcccagggaggtttggagtccccatccctggaggtgtcccaggaatgaGGGGACATCAAGGGATCCATCACAGGTTGGGATTGGTGATcctggagatcttttccaaccccaAATCCATGAGCAGTCCTGGATGCAGAGATTAACCCCGAGGTTCTCGCTCTGCTGGCACATCCACTCCCGAGACATGCAAATCACATTTAAATTAGGGCTGTCTCTGTGGGGATCCCCTGGGAACAGAAACTCGTTTGGCTTGGGCAGAGCTTCCTGGGGACTTCAAAGTTTATCAGCAGCTTTATTGGAGTGCCACCATGTAAATGTCCCGTCCTGGGCACATTTCAGATCCCTGACCTAGATCTGAattcttgtattttatttaataagaTGTTACGAAGATTTGGGGGTGCAGGGCAGTAATTGGGCTGTGAAATTGATGCCAttgtttctctctgcagaaTTACAGCTGCTTTATTTTAGATCAAAAAGGAAACGTTCAAGGTTCGGCTCGCGCCATCTCATATTTCAGGAGGATTCtcaaaaaaaattccttggCTGTTTTTAGCAGTGCGTTCCTCACTATTTGTCCATATTTTAAGGAATTAGCggctgtatttaaaaatatttcctattatTCCCAATATTTCCAAGAGTTAGTTGAGGAATTAACTTGCATAACACCATCCAcagtttctttcatcttttaaaaatttttcttcattctttttattcctccttCATCCAAGCTTTgctcagaaaacacaaagcatgTTTCAAATCCAGCTGTGAATTTAAAAACAGATCTGGCAACACTTCAGATCTGTTTGGAGACTTCCTTGTAAGCAATTACAATAAATATTGTTCCAACTAAAGCCTTTATTTTATTGTACTCTCAGAACGACTTAATGGCCTGATTTTGAGATGAATTAAAGTGAGCAAATTAAGAGTTCACAGATTTTTGTCATCAAGGCCAGACCTAAATATTCAGATTATAATGAAGACTTTTTGCATAATGTGAGAACATCCTCCTGAGACACCTGTGAGTGACTGAACCTCTGAAAAAAGAGATCTTTAATCAAAATGGAACTGGGAGGTTACTCACAGTCATCCCTGGGTAAAGTCTCTGGGCACAGAGGTGACCCCAAAATCCATGGAGAAACAGAGGGAATTTCCCTGGCAAGAGCAGCATCTGCAATTCGTTTTGAATTGTAATTAATTAGCTCATTATGAAGAATTAGTTCCTCAAAGGTTTGGAGCCTGTGTAAAATCCTTGCAGCTCCTGAgttccctcctgtgctgggctttgcttttctctcagTAATTCTGGACAGAGCTCGTGAGGACTCTGTGGAGCCATTTGAGGTTCCCACCACAATTCAGGTCACTTCCAGAACTGGACATGATTCCAGAGCTGGACACGGTTCTAGAACTGGACATGTTCCCAGAATTGGACACAGTTTTAGAGCTGGATATGATTCCAGAATTGGACACGATTCCAGAACTGGACATAGTTCTAAAATTGTGGACGCAATTCCAGAGCTGGACATGATTCCAAAGCTGGGCAGAATTCCAGGTGGAatctccccagagcagagcagagcagaggggcagaatcccctccctggatTCTCGGGGTTGCCCCAACCTGGGTTTGGGACTTCACCCTTGGGTTTGGCCGagtcctgcctctccagcctgtccagctCCCCCTGGATTGGGAATTGTTTGAACCTCAAGGTGTTCCTGTGGTTTAAGGTGTTTAATTCAGCCCCTCTGGCCATGTCTGcctggaattttggggtttttgcagCCACCCCCTGTTCCTGGCTGGAATTTactgccctgctcaggcagaTGAAGCTGTGGATGTGTGATCTGAGATGGTTTTTGGGGTAGGCAGAACCTGGGACCTCACCCCTCCTCGAAGAACCCCCCTGAAGGCACAGGGAGATGTGAAATCCTCCATTTTCACACCCGACTGGAGCTCATTTCCTTGTTAATTTTATTCAGATTCTGTCACGAACAACTTTAAAATCACtcaggtttggggtttgcttTGGCGTCTTACTCTGGGCTAATAAACTTCAacaatttctgttttgatttctggttttgtccAAAAATTAATGTCACTCACTCCTGGATGCATCTGCGGAGAATTCCTGCAGGGAGCCGGGGCAACGtggaattcccagctggaattctgctgggaacagcacaaaacagctccaaaaaTTAATTCACACTCGAGGGTAGAAATTATTTACTCACCAGAACCTCTGCAAAACAACACACCCAGAACGggagggttttgtttgtttttcagaccTGTTTTTTGCGTAAGCTttcaaatgcagattttaattacatttcaaatTAGATGAGTGCAATTAGCGCTGCCCTGGGTTCCAGCTCCACCTTCCTCACAGAACAAGGTTTGGTGCCACCCAGGCTGGTGAATTGGGTGTTCTGATCCATCCTCTGGGAGCCAGGATTTGCCAGGAATAGTCACAATAAACCCCATGCAcaaagtggggttttttctatCTGAACGCCCTTTCTGTCATTCTGGACCCAcctcctcttgtcctgtcaccccctgcccttgcccaaagtccctctccaagCCACAGCCAATCCAAACGCCCACAATCCTGCATTTTCTTTACCCAAACATAAATTTTAGTATCATTTCCATGCCCGAGTCACCCCTGTTTCTGCCCGAAATCCCAGGAAGTCGCCAGAATGTGCAGCAATTTTCACGACAAATTAAACACGAAGCTGGATGTTGGAGATTAATTCAAATTTTGGGGGTTAGAGGCTGTGCAGAGTCAGGAGAAGCTGCACCTGAGTCTTCACCCCATTTATCACGGCTCGATTTGTCCCTGCTGGAAATTCCTGCGTGAAAAGGATGCAAAAAACAGGAATGGGGAGAAGTCAGCAAAAGATAGGAATTAACTCCAAATGAAGAGGCTTTGTACAAAGACTGGGCTTGGACTTCAGAGGAATAAAGGACTTCAAAGTTGACATTTCTTGCTAATGGCTCAAATATGCAAAGTTTTGGCTCCCCGAGGTTGTGGGGGATCTGGGCGCCTGCAACCCCTGGGTAAAAACTTCAATCAAAATCGGTGAGTCAGGAGAACTCAAAGGACTTCACCTAATTCAAGTTAAACACCTTCAAaaactttaattattttcttaaacttttctatcatttatatttaaaaaaataaaattaagacgAATCTTCATCTCCTTAAAATTCTTTAACTCCTCCTATTTTCGCCAGAAGAAGATTCTCTTCCTTTTAGAGTCTGTTCTACAGAAAGGTTTTTCtacaaaaggagagaaaaggagaaaaggagaaaaggagtctttctcctccttctcctcaaACTCTCCACAATCCAACAGCCCAGAATCTTTTTCAATATGTTACAAAATCCATTCCTTCTAGTAGAGAACCCTCCCAAGGaaaattcatttccttttcatcGGTAAAACTGAGATAACCCAGGaatgcttcttcctcctcatcctcccctccAGGCACAGAAACTTCTGCTCTTGGAGGGGAGATCCCATTTTGGGAACAGCCTCACTAACAGCCTGGCAGGGATTCCAGCTCCCTAATTAACCCCGGGGTTCATCCAAGAGGTTGGGAGCCCTTGGATGGAGAACCAGGACACACCAACCCCGGCTCGTGGAGTTTGGCACTCCCCACACTCAATTAACGCCTTTGGAGCTCCCgggacaggtgaggcaccaAAGGGTTGACAAATTACTGCGTGAATTGAAATTTGTAGTGttgtgctggctctggagccCTGGGTGTGATGGAACAAAGGGTTGAAATGAACGCCGGGTCCCGGAGATGAAAGAAGCTCTTTGAGGGAGGTTTTTCATCTCATGCCAGGCTGGGACATAAACCATGAGCAGTTTAACTCCTGGGGACAGCTCAACCTGCTGCAGACATTATTTGTATAACTGGTTTATTGGAATGCCCCAAACCTTCCCAACAAGAGAAGTTCTTCCcgttttttcccccaaaatggACTGGTTTAGTGCCTTCGGTGGCTGTTGTAAATCTAAATCAGATCCTGGAGGTGCTCTGAGTTCTCCACtgtccaggctgaacattccCCACATTCCCAACTCTCCCAGACTACTGATGAGCTAATCAGTGATAAATTTCAcctaaaaaaatgaaactgagaaAGTTTCAAATAAgaacaggaggggagggaaaaaaccaacaggAGACTCAGGAGATTATGATAAAAGCATCATTTTATTAATCCCAACAAGAGGATTAAAGCCCTGCAAAGCACCGGGGGTTGGTGTGGGAGGAAAGGCTCAGCTCAGGGGGACGTGTTCCCAAGGCAGAGCTCTTCTTCCAGAGCACCCTGAGAGCCACGTCCTGCCTACAACCTAAATTTAAAACTTTACACCGGGTAGTACCAAATACACCGAGCAGCAGAGCTACAAACAGGACCAGAAACACCCAGGAGTAAAACAGGAGCAGTGGCCTCATTCCAGGGCCTGATGGACTCCATTCAGGTGGAGCCGTGGGGATCTGACCCCGCTTTGGACACCGTgagctcagtcctgctccagggaCGGGTCGGGGCTCAGCATTCCTGgtcttctcctccctccttaGCAGGGCCCGTAGAAGCCGCTGCGGGAGGCGTTGTAGCGCCGGTAGGGCCGGCTGTAGCCACTGCCCAGCCCGGGAACTGAGCCAAagcccccaaagcccccaaaaCCCAAGGAGCTGCCCCCGGAGTTGATGGGGACGCCCTCGGCGCTCAGAGCGCTCCCGACGGCCGCGGACGCCGAGGATCCCACGGCggtgttctgggggaaggagctgaggatgggcccGGGCAGGGTGACCACCACGGGCGAGGGCTGGATGACCACGCGGGAGTCCTGGCACTGGCGCACGCAGGGCTCGTTGCAGCTGTTGGCCAGCGGGGTGGGGCCGCAGGAGGTGGGGGGACATCGCTCGTAGCAGGACATGGCTCGGGATGAGGTCTGGAATACAGGAGCACACCTGAgggcaaggcaggagctgcGTCACACCTGCGTTCACTCAGCTTAGTTCATTTACTCATTTTAGTTCGGTTATCGGGACAGAGACTTTCCAAGGGGCCTTTGAGGAActgagccaggagctgaggaggaaacCAAACTCTTAAACAAAGAGAGACAGAGGCTGAAATGTCCTCTGGGCTGTCGGTGATCCGGGCAAGAACTGGCAgcagaacaaaagaaacaaacctgTGTCATTAATTTAATTGTAGGATTTTGATTGCACGTCTGCAGAGACCCAGCTCCACGCACCCAGAGCATCGGGGGAGCAGCAATTAGGAGTGAAACCCAACCACAAATGTACCTGTGGAGAGAGGTCCACAGGCagctggaaaaattaaaagggaggatTCATTTCAAGGCTCCAGCTTTGCCTACAAAGAGGTACAAATTTCAATGACAAATTTCAGCGTCATTAAGCAGCCTTGAAGAAGAGGTCTTTGGAATCTTTTCCCAGGCAACTCGTCCATGGATATGAGAAGAAGCAGGAATTCCAGGGGTTCTATCTACGCCACagcaataaaaccaaaattctcTGATTTCTACGgggtgctcagctctgctccagtttttccccttctttcccttccGCCCCACAATCCCTGATCCCACTCCCCAACATTCCAGGAGATGCCTTTGCACTCTGGAACAAAATTTCCACACTTGGTGACCCAGCTGACATTCCAGGATGGAAAAGACGCTCCAAGATataaaatgctgctgaaatacagctgagctcctgaattttctgttttaataaataGTTGGAGTTTAaaaggacctttaaagatcCGAGAATTCCAACCCCTTGCAGAGTTACTCCACCCATGTAATTCATTAATCTTTATTAGTTCTAATATTTTCTATGTCACTTAACACGTCTGAAACCCCGCGTTTGAATAAATTTCTATCACCAATTCAAGGATCTCTATAGCCAAGTTGGGACTTCAGAAATTCCATGATTCCAACATCAAACCCCAactttttaaacagaaaaagtctcccccccccacaaaaaaaaaaaagaatccagcaagcagcagaacactgtggggaaaaaaaaacccagattaTTAAAAGGCAAGAACTCaacaaacagagaaagagaagtggATTTGAACTAACCTTGCTCacaaaagaggaaagagaagtgGTAGGAAGGAGTTGGGCTGAGTTGGTTTTTATACCTCAGCCCTGATGGCCTGGGGACCACAGACAGCCTTTGTACCTGGAATTAATTCCCAACGAGTATGTCCTGAATGTCAAATGTTCCACCTGATTAAATGTTCCTTTCCTCACTGCttatttactttgtttttgtttcctccttATCTTCTGACAGACAGATTCCGTCCCGCGGGTTTTTCTCATCTCGGGAATTAGGGATCAAATTTATTCCAGGGCCACCTTTCAGTCACAACAAAATCCAGACTCGGGCGTACGTTTGACTTTAGTcacaaagaaaaatactaaGAATGTCTATAATACATAATTCATCATTCCAAGGCGTTCTTTTATTAAGGGTATGAGTGTAAATCCTTAATAAATTCCTGTCTCCAGCGATGCTCACcaagctctgcctccagccGGGTGCCGGAGCAATCTCAATTCTGGGTTTGGGCAAGGCCCTGCCTCAAGAGTACATCCAGCCCTGAAATCccacagaaggaaggaagtgccAGAATTGTGGAATTCAGAGACAAATTGCCACTTTATCACATTGATTTCAGGTGGTTTTATGGCGTTAAATCTGGGTAACACAGTTTGAGGTACAGCTGGAAGAACAAGGGGACATTTAATCCTGATTTATCAGTTCTTCTGCCAAGGAGACCTCTAAACCCCTCCTGTTCCACCTCAGCTCACAAACACCAGtcagaaccatggaatcatggaatggtttgggtgggaagggacctcaaagctcaccCTGTGCCAatccatgtgcagggacacctcccatgatcccaggctgctccaagcctcgTCCAACCTGtcctgggacacttccagaggTGGGAAATCCTTGGAaccacctgtgccaggggctcaccacccccacagggaagaattccttcccaaatccaacctaaatttcccctctttcagttttaCCACTTTTccccctttgtcctgtcactccaggcccttggaAATCCGCTCCCCATGTTTCTTGTTGGCTccttcaggtcctggaaggccacaatgaggtcaccccaaagcttcaCCAagcttggaaaggacctcagAGGTTTTTTTACGAGATGTGAACATTTTAATTGACAATTGTTTGCAACTGGGTCAGACTGGGAATTTTGGCACACAAAGAGTTTTGGCTCCTCTTGGATTTGATCTTGGATCCCAAGGTGGCCACAAGTGAACAAAttgctgaggagctggaaaaaaaattgtctttattAGACTGTGCTTGAAGTAATTTCAGGTTGACATTATTAGAGTCGGTCTAAAAGTACCAGAAATTAAAAGTACCCATAATTTGGGAAGATGAAAGAATTTCTTAATGGGTGGATGATGCTTCTCACGCAATGCAGCCTAAACTTAGACTGGGAAACAAAAGCAGGACAATTCCTTTATCAGGGAAAGGTTCCACTTGCAAAAATATGTGTGGGAACtaattaatgcaaaaaaaaaaaaaaaaaaaacccaaaaaaaagaTGCTTCAATAACTCCATAAAGTCAAACATATCTATGGAGTT carries:
- the LOC118696065 gene encoding feather beta keratin-like, with protein sequence MSCYDLCAPTSCGPTPLANSCNEPCVRQCQDSTVVIQPSPVVVTLPGPILSSFPQNTTVGSSASAAVGSALSAGGVPINSGGSSLGFGGFGGFGYPGLGSGYSRPYRRYNASRSGFYGPC
- the LOC118696066 gene encoding feather beta keratin-like, with amino-acid sequence MSCYERCPPTSCGPTPLANSCNEPCVRQCQDSRVVIQPSPVVVTLPGPILSSFPQNTAVGSSASAAVGSALSAEGVPINSGGSSLGFGGFGGFGSVPGLGSGYSRPYRRYNASRSGFYGPC